The window ATTCTGTGTTAGCAAAACGAACTGATCCTTCAATCAGATCCACTCTTGTCCGGTCATCCCTCTCATAGAGGTTAAATCGGGTTCCCAAAACGGTTACCTCACCCCGTCCGGCTAAGACGCTAAACTCCCTGGAAGTGTTTCTTGAAACTGAAAATAGAGCCTCACCGTCGAGCCTGTACAGTTGTTTATTTTCAGAAAGGGATATTTCGTATATGGAAGAGTTGGGCCGCAGTGTAACCAACGATCCGTCAGTCAATTCAACTACCCGGACAGAGGTATCGGCGGAAGCAAGAAGCTCAGGGCCGGACTCCCTGATGAGCATGACCGTAATCAAGGATGAAACTACAAGCAGCAAAACCGCAGCCGCTGCTTTAAACCACAAGCTTCCTGTATCAAATGGCAATATACGGGCATTCCTTCCTGTCCTTTCGTTGGTTTCCGATGTGACGTTAATTTCAGACTGAAGCTGCTCCCAGACACGATCTTTGCCTGTGATTGTAACGGAAGATTCCAGCCGGTCAAATTCCTCTTTGGATGTTTTGAGAAGGCGGTAGAGCGGATCCTGTATCTCACCGGCCGAC of the Rhodohalobacter mucosus genome contains:
- a CDS encoding FecR family protein, with protein sequence MTENTDILPENSPDRVLAQAHSRMLEGAVSAGEIQDPLYRLLKTSKEEFDRLESSVTITGKDRVWEQLQSEINVTSETNERTGRNARILPFDTGSLWFKAAAAVLLLVVSSLITVMLIRESGPELLASADTSVRVVELTDGSLVTLRPNSSIYEISLSENKQLYRLDGEALFSVSRNTSREFSVLAGRGEVTVLGTRFNLYERDDRTRVDLIEGSVRFANTESSEEVVLEPGQAAEITDALTLSGPFTSNADEITEWTQNRLTFRNRALNDILNELEFHYGIRIDVPSSLENELLGGSVMLDNREQTLRDLGTVLGGSFIETDSGEYEFRVN